A window of Sulfurimonas sp. C5 contains these coding sequences:
- a CDS encoding diguanylate cyclase — translation MKFPSADDIANTQVVSININEKISDAIDRMIESEHRDIIVTDNDVFYVLTAIEVLQLRETSITFNDPISHLHLRRIPAVHKKMNVLNLLKYLDELTEYICVLNDDKTIYGIITHTDITSNIDPEIIMDNFTIADFLRFTRRVKWIEKEMITADVLSQMYTSKNDSVIVVEDKKPVGILTAKDVVQLIKDNSDLDLPIQIYMNAPVDSVYKSMSVRDALAFVKEKHYKRLIVVDENGTLAGIITQKELIFLTYNRWALVMKEHQEELQEINSLLKAQNEEYEVLASVDPLTKLYNRYKFKQLFNSSLETMLQRAGVMSLVLLDIDYFKKVNDTYGHNIGDNVLKTVAEVLENEVREIDMVGRWGGEEFVVLLPTVSIENAVLIAEKLRVKLASFDIEVVGNITASFGVTEINNKIFLEDAIAKADEALYKAKSEGRNKVVAYKKGIMI, via the coding sequence ATGAAATTCCCCAGTGCAGATGATATAGCGAACACACAAGTAGTTTCAATTAATATTAATGAAAAAATAAGTGATGCTATTGATAGAATGATAGAAAGCGAACATCGTGATATTATTGTAACAGATAATGATGTTTTTTATGTTTTAACTGCAATAGAGGTACTACAGCTACGGGAAACAAGTATAACGTTCAATGATCCTATTTCTCATCTTCACCTAAGAAGGATACCTGCTGTTCATAAAAAGATGAATGTTCTCAATCTTTTAAAATATCTTGATGAATTGACTGAATATATTTGTGTGCTGAATGATGATAAAACCATTTATGGAATTATAACTCACACGGATATAACGAGCAATATAGATCCTGAAATAATCATGGATAATTTTACTATAGCAGATTTCTTACGTTTTACTCGTCGTGTTAAATGGATTGAGAAAGAGATGATTACAGCAGATGTTCTTTCACAAATGTATACTTCAAAAAACGATAGTGTAATTGTTGTCGAAGATAAAAAACCGGTGGGTATACTTACTGCTAAAGATGTTGTACAGCTTATAAAAGACAACTCAGACCTGGATCTTCCTATTCAAATATATATGAACGCACCTGTTGATAGCGTTTATAAAAGTATGAGTGTGCGTGATGCTTTGGCGTTTGTAAAAGAAAAACATTATAAACGTCTCATTGTAGTTGATGAAAATGGGACATTGGCAGGGATCATTACGCAAAAAGAGTTGATATTTTTAACATATAACAGATGGGCACTTGTAATGAAAGAACACCAAGAAGAGTTACAAGAGATCAATTCATTGTTAAAAGCGCAAAATGAAGAATATGAAGTGCTGGCTTCCGTTGATCCGTTGACAAAACTCTATAATCGTTATAAATTTAAACAATTGTTTAATTCCTCACTTGAAACAATGCTGCAACGTGCAGGTGTAATGTCGTTAGTGCTTTTAGATATAGATTATTTTAAAAAAGTAAACGATACATATGGTCATAATATTGGCGATAATGTTTTAAAAACCGTAGCGGAAGTTTTAGAAAACGAGGTACGGGAAATTGATATGGTAGGCCGATGGGGTGGAGAAGAATTTGTAGTATTACTCCCAACTGTCTCGATAGAAAATGCAGTTCTAATCGCCGAGAAACTAAGAGTTAAACTAGCATCTTTTGATATTGAAGTCGTTGGAAACATAACTGCCAGTTTTGGTGTTACTGAAATAAATAATAAAATCTTCTTAGAGGATGCTATTGCAAAAGCAGATGAAGCATTGTACAAGGCTAAATCTGAAGGAAGAAATAAAGTAGTTGCGTATAAAAAAGGTATTATGATTTAA
- the folP gene encoding dihydropteroate synthase, translating to MEIKKLSNEIDVQQYLKDLGVDSGGIKILASKAQTHIFYIKDLAVGGANILKQDALSIGADLAVPRGTVIAKTPHVDCILIATTKQLQTLSKKELAQPFGLKNLAIQLQQYLSVKIDEKIEIMGILNANDDSFFSGSRFSGESAVARIEAMIEEGADIIDIGGVSTRPNAPVVSVEEELARVQPVLDAIAANKLYEKAKFSIDSYTPVVVQAALEGGFTIVNDITGFENDALCKLCAEYNATAVAMHMQGTPQTMQDNPQYDDVVLDVYHYLEEQTKKLESFGINDIVLDVGIGFGKTLDDNLQLLKHLEHFKMLGKKLLVGASRKSLIDKITASPIEKRLAGTLALHLEAIRNGASIIRVHDVYEHKQALEVYKALQKG from the coding sequence AGGCACAAACACATATCTTTTATATCAAAGATTTGGCTGTAGGCGGTGCCAATATTTTAAAACAAGATGCTCTCTCAATCGGTGCTGATCTTGCCGTGCCTCGTGGAACTGTCATTGCAAAAACTCCTCATGTAGATTGTATTTTAATTGCAACGACTAAGCAATTACAAACACTTTCTAAAAAAGAGTTGGCTCAGCCTTTTGGTCTTAAAAATTTGGCAATTCAACTTCAACAATATCTCTCTGTAAAAATTGATGAAAAAATTGAGATTATGGGGATTTTAAATGCCAATGATGACAGTTTCTTCAGTGGTTCGAGGTTTTCGGGAGAAAGTGCTGTAGCAAGAATTGAGGCAATGATTGAAGAGGGTGCAGATATTATTGATATCGGTGGAGTCTCTACACGACCAAATGCACCTGTTGTTTCAGTTGAAGAGGAGTTAGCAAGAGTACAGCCTGTTTTAGATGCAATCGCTGCAAATAAACTGTATGAAAAAGCAAAGTTTAGTATAGACTCATATACACCGGTTGTTGTACAAGCAGCTCTTGAAGGCGGTTTTACAATTGTAAACGACATTACAGGTTTTGAAAACGATGCACTTTGTAAACTTTGTGCCGAGTATAATGCAACGGCAGTAGCAATGCATATGCAGGGTACGCCGCAAACTATGCAGGATAATCCTCAATATGATGATGTTGTTTTAGATGTGTATCATTATCTTGAAGAACAAACAAAAAAACTTGAAAGTTTTGGAATCAATGACATAGTTTTAGATGTAGGGATAGGATTTGGTAAAACTTTAGACGATAATCTACAACTGCTCAAACATTTAGAACACTTTAAAATGTTAGGGAAAAAATTATTAGTTGGCGCTTCAAGAAAATCGTTGATAGATAAGATAACAGCATCACCTATTGAAAAAAGATTAGCAGGGACTTTAGCACTCCATTTAGAAGCAATTAGAAACGGTGCTTCTATTATTAGAGTACACGATGTTTATGAACATAAACAAGCCTTAGAAGTGTATAAAGCTTTACAAAAAGGGTAA